One part of the Zymomonas mobilis subsp. pomaceae ATCC 29192 genome encodes these proteins:
- a CDS encoding nucleoside triphosphate hydrolase has protein sequence MSKTGYCQQIKRSAPLIALVGADGSGKSTVGQELLTWLQPMRPTVLCHLGKQTGNWGRAISRLPFFGNKLDKGIIKHSSKARDEKGAGAVTSIIIFLFSMRRVIRFMRMRRLHARGLTILTDRYPQAVVPGPMDGPGLVARHPKGIIARFLTRREQSLYDWMASYSPDIVIRLNVNLETAIKRKPDHRPASLERKVSDVPRLTFNGAPILDLDSTEPLDQVLAKAKEAILTITTRYDHKISE, from the coding sequence ATGTCTAAAACAGGATATTGTCAGCAGATCAAGAGATCCGCACCCCTTATCGCGCTGGTGGGTGCAGACGGTAGTGGAAAGTCAACTGTTGGTCAGGAACTTCTGACGTGGCTACAACCCATGCGTCCGACGGTATTATGCCATCTTGGGAAGCAGACAGGAAACTGGGGGCGCGCAATTAGTCGTTTGCCTTTCTTTGGAAACAAACTGGACAAAGGTATTATAAAGCACTCGTCCAAAGCGCGGGATGAAAAGGGAGCCGGTGCGGTCACATCGATCATCATTTTTCTGTTCTCTATGCGCCGTGTAATCCGTTTCATGCGCATGCGTAGATTGCACGCTAGAGGCTTAACTATTTTGACTGACCGGTACCCACAAGCGGTGGTACCCGGCCCTATGGATGGACCCGGGTTAGTAGCGAGACACCCTAAAGGCATTATAGCGCGATTTCTGACACGCCGTGAGCAATCTTTGTATGACTGGATGGCGTCCTATTCACCGGATATTGTTATCCGTTTGAATGTTAATCTTGAAACAGCTATCAAGCGAAAACCTGATCATCGCCCCGCCTCTCTTGAAAGAAAGGTAAGCGATGTCCCTCGGCTAACCTTCAACGGGGCCCCTATTCTTGATCTGGATAGTACGGAACCGCTGGATCAAGTCCTTGCAAAAGCTAAGGAAGCCATTCTTACGATCACCACGCGTTATGACCATAAAATCTCTGAATAA